The Heptranchias perlo isolate sHepPer1 unplaced genomic scaffold, sHepPer1.hap1 HAP1_SCAFFOLD_53, whole genome shotgun sequence genome includes a region encoding these proteins:
- the LOC137315062 gene encoding probable G-protein coupled receptor 139 encodes MHGSPKGLVFALYYPVLAVIGVPVNLAVIVILSRGRCGLSRCITYYLVSMAVTDLLVIITAVILNRIVGIYFPFSFLSITPVCSLSFVLNYAIRDGSVSVTVVFTFDRFVAICCQELKTTYCTEKTAAVVIGTVCVLSCLKNTYWYFIYEPLYTINNIPWFCKIKLIFYTSPAWAAFDWIHRILTPCLPFILILLLNALTVRHILAAIRIRRRPQVRSKVENQSDPEMESRRKSIVLLFCISGSLILLWLLFLITFLYVRIANVSYFSGSNFDESNFILEESGFMLQLLSSCMNPFIYAGTQSKFREELKNGVKYPLWLIAKLFK; translated from the exons ATGCACGGATCACCAAAAGGTCTGGTGTTTGCCCTTTACTATCCCGTCCTTGCAGTTATCGGTG TTCCTGTTAACTTGGCagtgattgtgatcctgtcccgaggaaggtgcggtctctccagaTGTATTACTtactacctggtgtccatggcggtGACGGATCTCCTCGTCATTATCACGGCTGTGATATTAAACCGGATTGTGGGTATTTATTTCCCATTCAGTTTCCTGTCCATCACCCCGGTCTGTAGTCTCAGTTTTGTCTTAAATTATGCAATTAGAGACGGTTCTGTCTCGGTAACGGTCgtgttcacctttgatcgatttgtagcCATTTGTTGTCAGGAGCTGAAAACAacatattgcaccgagaaaacggcggctgttgttatcggaaCGGTCTGTGTCCTGAGctgtttaaaaaatacttacTGGTATTTTATATATGAACCGTTGTATACAATTAACAACATACCCTGGTTCTGCAAGATAAAGTTAATATTTTATACCTCAcctgcatgggccgcatttgactggattcaccgcattttaaccccttgcctcccattcattctgattttattgctcaatgctctgaccgtcaggcacattttagcggccattaGAATCCGCAGAAGACCCCAGGTCCGCAGCAAAGTTGAGAAtcagagtgacccagagatggagagccggAGAAAATCCATTGTTTTGCTCTTCTGTATTTCGGGCAGTCTCATCCTGTTATGGTTATTGTTTCTCATAACTTTCCTCTATGTCCGAATTGCTAACGTTAGTTATTTCTCAGGTTCTAATTTCGATGAATCAAACTTTATTCTGGAGGAAAGCGGATTCATGCTTCAGCTTTTGAGTTCCTGCATGAACCCATTTATTTATGCAGGgacccagagtaaattcagagaggagttaaAGAATGGAGTGAAATATCCACTGTGGTTAATTgctaaattatttaaataa